From Pedococcus aerophilus, one genomic window encodes:
- a CDS encoding phosphotransferase enzyme family protein, translating into MDPVSLSSWIGCDFGLDVARVEPVGLGADARADLARVVTVDGREHAAKTSSGPQPGLAVADLLASRGVVGVPGPLRTRDGALTASCGPPGGGLRLSVVPWVRGHRVLDTGMAPPEWARLGELLGRLHTTPLTEPGLATVPREDHDPTAVVAQARAFADALLRADRDHPADPAVAAVSVLWAQEGPRLLAVADRALHLSDSRRWAQVSPVLCHGDPHHGNLLVDGSGGVHLIDWDDAVVAPREADLMFVVGGVFSHATITEEQVRWFFEGYAPVTGVTLEDLDAEVLAYLRCVRALVDVLDLAETALAASDHALADRWEALRYASGTLGSGGLVELALS; encoded by the coding sequence GTGGACCCGGTGTCGCTGAGCTCGTGGATCGGGTGCGACTTCGGGCTGGACGTGGCCCGGGTCGAGCCCGTCGGGCTCGGGGCCGATGCCCGCGCCGACCTCGCGCGGGTCGTGACGGTCGACGGCCGGGAGCATGCCGCCAAGACCAGCTCCGGCCCCCAGCCCGGTCTCGCCGTGGCCGACCTGCTGGCCTCGCGTGGCGTGGTCGGCGTGCCGGGGCCGTTGCGGACCCGCGACGGCGCGCTCACCGCGTCCTGCGGCCCACCCGGTGGTGGCTTGCGGCTCAGCGTCGTGCCTTGGGTCCGGGGCCACCGGGTGCTCGACACCGGTATGGCGCCGCCGGAGTGGGCGCGGCTCGGTGAGCTCCTCGGCAGGCTGCACACCACCCCCTTGACCGAACCGGGGCTGGCGACCGTCCCGCGGGAGGACCACGACCCCACGGCGGTCGTGGCGCAGGCGCGGGCGTTCGCCGACGCCCTTCTCCGGGCCGACCGCGACCACCCCGCCGACCCGGCCGTGGCCGCGGTGTCGGTGCTGTGGGCACAGGAGGGGCCGCGACTGCTCGCAGTGGCCGACCGGGCCCTGCACCTGTCCGACTCCCGGAGGTGGGCGCAGGTGTCGCCGGTGCTGTGCCACGGCGACCCCCACCACGGCAACCTGCTCGTCGACGGTTCCGGCGGGGTCCACCTCATCGACTGGGACGACGCGGTCGTGGCACCACGCGAGGCCGACCTGATGTTCGTGGTCGGAGGCGTCTTCTCCCACGCCACCATCACCGAGGAGCAGGTGCGGTGGTTCTTCGAGGGCTACGCACCGGTCACCGGCGTCACGCTCGAGGACCTCGACGCGGAGGTGCTGGCCTACCTGCGCTGCGTCCGGGCGCTCGTCGACGTGCTGGACCTGGCCGAGACGGCGCTGGCGGCCTCGGACCACGCCCTCGCCGACCGGTGGGAGGCGCTCCGGTACGCGAGCGGCACGCTCGGCTCGGGCGGCCTCGTCGAGCTCGCCCTGTCCTGA
- a CDS encoding UbiA family prenyltransferase: protein MGDGRNRAAAAVGLLAAAHPAPAVAVTVLTALLALAAGHSPGSGALVVAAVAAGQLGIGWSNDLVDADRDRRVGRADKPVATGAVPERMVRLATAVSLAACVALSLACGWRSALVHLALGVASGWAYNLGLKRTPLSAVPYAVAFGALPAVVSLALPSPSWPPAWMVATGAVLGVGAHLLNALPDLTDDEATGVRGLPQRLGAGTVRVVAPLVLLAGSAVAVLGPPGPVPLSAAVAGGLCVALAAVAVGGRGRVPFLASIAIALVDVVSLVLRA, encoded by the coding sequence ATGGGGGACGGGAGGAACCGGGCAGCCGCGGCCGTGGGGCTGCTCGCCGCAGCCCACCCCGCACCGGCGGTCGCCGTCACGGTCCTCACCGCCCTGCTCGCCCTCGCCGCCGGGCACTCGCCGGGGTCGGGCGCCCTGGTCGTGGCCGCCGTAGCCGCCGGGCAGCTCGGGATCGGCTGGTCCAACGACCTCGTCGACGCCGACCGGGACCGCCGGGTCGGGCGTGCCGACAAGCCCGTCGCCACGGGGGCTGTACCCGAGCGCATGGTGCGCCTCGCCACGGCGGTGTCCCTCGCTGCGTGCGTCGCCCTGTCCCTCGCCTGCGGCTGGCGCTCGGCCCTCGTTCACCTCGCGCTGGGGGTGGCGTCCGGGTGGGCCTACAACCTCGGCCTCAAGCGGACTCCCCTGTCCGCGGTCCCGTATGCCGTGGCGTTCGGTGCGCTCCCGGCGGTCGTCAGCTTGGCCCTGCCCTCGCCGTCGTGGCCACCCGCGTGGATGGTCGCCACCGGTGCGGTCCTCGGGGTGGGAGCCCACCTGCTCAACGCCCTGCCCGACCTCACCGACGACGAGGCGACGGGGGTGCGCGGCCTGCCCCAACGGCTCGGTGCGGGCACGGTCCGGGTCGTGGCTCCCCTGGTCCTGCTCGCCGGGTCTGCCGTCGCCGTGCTCGGTCCACCCGGCCCGGTGCCGCTGTCGGCGGCCGTCGCCGGGGGCCTGTGCGTCGCCCTCGCCGCGGTCGCCGTGGGTGGGCGTGGCCGGGTGCCGTTCCTCGCCTCGATCGCCATCGCGCTCGTCGACGTGGTCAGCCTCGTCCTGCGCGCTTGA
- a CDS encoding isoprenylcysteine carboxyl methyltransferase family protein, protein MSVALFVVLVLAVGLERLAELVVSKRNTAWAFARGGRETGFGHYPFMVVLHTALLVGAVVEVLLADRPFHAALGWPMLVVVLGCQALRWWCIRTLGHQWNTRVIVVPGAGRVTGGPYRFFSHPNYVAVVLEGVALPLVHTAWATALVFTVANAALLTVRLRAEERALADLDAAVPSS, encoded by the coding sequence GTGTCCGTCGCACTCTTCGTCGTCCTCGTCCTCGCCGTCGGCCTCGAGCGGCTCGCCGAGCTCGTGGTGTCCAAGCGCAACACGGCGTGGGCGTTCGCGCGCGGTGGTCGTGAGACGGGGTTCGGCCACTACCCGTTCATGGTGGTGCTGCACACCGCGCTGCTCGTCGGCGCCGTCGTCGAGGTGCTCCTCGCCGACCGGCCGTTCCACGCCGCCCTCGGGTGGCCGATGCTGGTGGTCGTCCTCGGCTGCCAGGCGTTGCGGTGGTGGTGCATCCGCACGCTCGGGCACCAGTGGAACACCCGCGTCATCGTCGTCCCCGGAGCCGGTCGCGTGACGGGTGGACCGTACCGGTTCTTCTCCCACCCCAACTATGTGGCCGTGGTCCTCGAGGGGGTCGCCCTGCCGCTGGTGCACACGGCCTGGGCGACCGCACTCGTCTTCACCGTCGCCAACGCGGCGCTGCTCACCGTCCGGCTGCGTGCCGAGGAGCGAGCCCTCGCCGACCTCGACGCAGCGGTGCCGTCGTCATGA
- a CDS encoding type III polyketide synthase, with translation MSHLLSVRGTLPEHRYAQSEVTEVFADVLAPHKPNLPLLQRVHGNAGVEFRHLALPLDRYPELKDFGASNDEFIRVAVDLGVQAVEEALAAAGLTVRDVDLIVSATITGLAVPSVEARIAARIGLRDDVKRVPLVGLGCVAGAAGVARVHDYLLGHPGEVAVLVSTELCSLTVQRDDTSMANLVASGLFGDGAAAVVMVGADHPSLGQRRDDPDQPAPPRVLATRSRMYADTERAMGWDVGASGLRIVLGVEVPDLVRDNLRGDVDGFLADHGLTRDDIGWWVAHPGGPKVLEAMQDALEVDRHALGMTWDSLARIGNLSSASVLHVLADTLSDRPPAPGTHGMLLAMGPGFCLEMVLLNAPGA, from the coding sequence GTGAGCCACCTCCTCTCCGTCCGCGGCACGCTCCCCGAGCACCGCTACGCCCAGAGCGAGGTCACCGAGGTCTTCGCCGACGTGCTCGCTCCCCACAAGCCGAATCTGCCTCTGCTGCAACGGGTCCACGGCAACGCGGGGGTCGAGTTCCGGCACCTTGCCCTGCCGCTGGACCGGTACCCCGAGCTCAAGGACTTCGGCGCCTCGAACGACGAGTTCATCCGCGTCGCCGTGGACCTCGGCGTGCAGGCGGTCGAGGAGGCCCTGGCCGCGGCCGGCCTGACCGTCCGCGACGTCGACCTCATCGTGTCCGCGACGATCACCGGGCTCGCCGTCCCCTCGGTCGAGGCGCGCATCGCCGCCCGGATCGGGCTGCGTGACGACGTGAAGCGGGTGCCGCTCGTCGGGCTCGGTTGCGTCGCAGGCGCGGCGGGGGTCGCGCGGGTCCACGACTACCTGCTCGGCCACCCGGGTGAGGTCGCCGTCCTCGTGTCGACCGAGCTGTGCAGCCTCACCGTCCAGCGTGACGACACCTCGATGGCCAACCTCGTCGCGAGCGGCCTGTTCGGCGACGGAGCCGCCGCCGTCGTGATGGTCGGGGCCGACCACCCGTCGCTCGGGCAGCGGCGTGATGACCCTGACCAACCCGCGCCACCGCGGGTCCTCGCCACCCGCAGCCGGATGTATGCCGACACGGAGCGGGCCATGGGGTGGGACGTGGGCGCGAGCGGACTGCGCATCGTCCTCGGCGTCGAGGTCCCCGACCTGGTGCGCGACAACCTGCGGGGTGACGTGGACGGGTTCCTGGCCGACCACGGACTGACCCGCGACGACATCGGCTGGTGGGTCGCCCACCCCGGTGGCCCCAAGGTGCTCGAAGCCATGCAGGACGCGCTCGAGGTCGACCGGCACGCGCTGGGCATGACCTGGGACAGCCTGGCCCGGATCGGCAACCTGTCGTCCGCGTCGGTCCTGCACGTCCTGGCCGACACCCTCAGCGACCGGCCGCCGGCCCCCGGCACCCACGGGATGCTGCTGGCGATGGGTCCGGGGTTCTGCCTCGAGATGGTCCTGCTGAACGCGCCGGGGGCCTGA
- a CDS encoding NAD(P)/FAD-dependent oxidoreductase, which produces MSAQTVVDVAVIGGGPVGLATALTAARQGLSTVVLEPREGAIDKACGEGLMPGAVAALARLGVEPEGVPLKGICYLAGSRSARAEFRDGVGRGVRRTTLHAALTGVAGSTGVEVLPLSAADLAQDDQGVTVATHEQGRRPGPPVRARYVIAADGLHSPVRRALGLEAPTRGHARYGLRLHHVIAPWSDHVEVHWGPTAEAYVTPVAPDLVGVAVLTRSRAGYDALLAQFPELMARLDGASGVGGALRGAGPLRQRTRRRVAGRVLLVGDASGYVDALTGEGIALGLAQATAAVAAVGEGRPQAYERGWRQATWRYTVLTQGLVQATRPAWVRRAIVPAAEVLRPVFAGAVHELGRVR; this is translated from the coding sequence ATGAGCGCCCAGACCGTGGTCGACGTCGCCGTCATCGGCGGCGGGCCGGTCGGACTGGCCACCGCCCTCACGGCTGCCCGCCAGGGGCTGTCGACGGTCGTGCTGGAACCCCGCGAGGGTGCCATCGACAAGGCCTGCGGCGAAGGGCTGATGCCCGGTGCGGTCGCTGCCCTGGCCCGCCTCGGCGTCGAGCCGGAAGGTGTGCCGCTCAAGGGAATCTGCTACCTCGCAGGTAGCCGGAGCGCGCGAGCGGAGTTCCGCGACGGGGTGGGCAGAGGGGTGCGTCGCACGACCCTGCACGCCGCACTCACCGGGGTGGCCGGGTCCACGGGGGTCGAGGTGCTTCCCCTGTCCGCAGCCGACCTCGCCCAGGACGACCAGGGCGTCACGGTCGCCACCCACGAGCAGGGGCGCCGTCCGGGCCCGCCGGTGCGGGCGCGATACGTCATCGCCGCCGACGGGCTGCACTCCCCGGTGCGCCGCGCCCTCGGTCTGGAGGCGCCGACGCGCGGCCACGCCCGCTACGGGTTGCGGCTCCACCACGTCATCGCGCCGTGGTCGGACCACGTGGAGGTCCACTGGGGCCCGACGGCCGAGGCGTACGTCACGCCGGTGGCCCCCGACCTCGTCGGGGTCGCCGTCCTCACCCGCAGCCGCGCCGGCTACGACGCGCTGCTCGCGCAGTTCCCTGAGCTGATGGCCAGGCTCGACGGCGCGTCCGGAGTCGGTGGTGCCCTGCGCGGCGCCGGTCCGCTCCGGCAGCGCACGCGCCGCCGGGTGGCGGGGCGCGTCCTGCTGGTCGGCGACGCGAGCGGCTACGTCGACGCCCTTACCGGTGAAGGGATCGCCCTCGGCCTCGCGCAGGCGACGGCGGCCGTCGCGGCAGTCGGTGAAGGGCGTCCCCAGGCGTACGAACGAGGTTGGCGCCAGGCCACGTGGCGCTACACGGTGCTCACCCAGGGGCTCGTCCAGGCCACGCGGCCCGCGTGGGTGCGCCGGGCGATCGTCCCGGCCGCCGAGGTGCTGCGCCCGGTCTTCGCCGGAGCGGTGCACGAGCTGGGCAGGGTGCGATGA
- a CDS encoding GNAT family N-acetyltransferase: MNPVDPLADLPADWSTRVPSSQDVPALVRLVARHHEATRGSSSVDDTTVALEVAGHASWTRRQLLVTDGGGEARAWVRVHDRAAGRTVVDLTVDPQVPERHDVAAALFAWSEATALDIAGQRGLPGTQLDSGRHVGDEDQARWLAAAAYTKVRTWLQMSRPVAAAEAGEGVLSGPKPGVTVRRVATHENGLPVAGDLQTVHQMLEESFADHFNSYRESFPEFVQRLREDPGHRWDHWWIAEVETDGEVLPGGAIVSSVLAPDGDGVEGSYIDYIGVHRRARGRGVAKALLHTVIRDAAERGRNRVNLEVDADSPTGADGLYVSMGWATRYRTESWHRDVTLGSGGVSR; this comes from the coding sequence GTGAACCCCGTGGACCCGCTCGCCGACCTCCCTGCCGACTGGTCGACGCGGGTCCCTTCCAGCCAGGACGTCCCGGCGCTGGTGCGCCTCGTCGCCCGGCACCACGAGGCCACCCGGGGCTCGAGCTCGGTCGACGACACCACCGTCGCCCTCGAGGTCGCCGGCCACGCCTCGTGGACGCGCCGGCAGCTGCTCGTGACCGACGGCGGCGGGGAGGCCCGCGCCTGGGTCCGCGTCCACGACCGTGCCGCCGGCCGCACCGTCGTCGACCTCACCGTGGACCCTCAGGTCCCCGAGCGGCACGACGTCGCCGCGGCGCTGTTCGCCTGGTCGGAGGCCACCGCCCTCGACATCGCCGGTCAGCGCGGACTGCCCGGCACGCAGCTCGACTCCGGCCGCCACGTGGGTGACGAGGACCAGGCCCGCTGGCTGGCCGCGGCGGCATACACGAAGGTGCGAACCTGGCTGCAGATGTCACGCCCCGTCGCCGCCGCCGAGGCGGGTGAAGGCGTCTTGTCCGGGCCCAAGCCCGGGGTGACCGTGCGACGCGTGGCGACCCACGAGAACGGCCTCCCCGTCGCCGGCGACCTCCAGACGGTGCACCAGATGCTCGAAGAGTCGTTCGCCGACCACTTCAACTCCTACCGCGAGAGCTTCCCGGAGTTCGTCCAGCGGCTGCGGGAGGACCCCGGCCACCGGTGGGACCACTGGTGGATCGCCGAGGTGGAGACCGACGGGGAGGTGCTTCCCGGCGGGGCGATCGTCAGCTCGGTGCTCGCGCCCGACGGCGACGGCGTGGAGGGCAGCTACATCGACTACATCGGGGTGCACCGCCGCGCGCGTGGCCGTGGTGTCGCGAAGGCGTTGCTGCACACCGTGATCCGCGACGCCGCCGAACGCGGGCGCAACCGCGTCAACCTCGAGGTCGACGCAGACTCCCCCACCGGCGCAGACGGGTTGTACGTGTCCATGGGCTGGGCGACGAGGTACCGGACCGAGTCCTGGCACCGCGACGTGACGCTCGGCTCGGGCGGCGTCAGCCGCTGA
- a CDS encoding amino acid ABC transporter ATP-binding protein, which translates to MSTPSPAPSSPEPSRPAPSSGEHLVVVTNLRKSFGDHVVLEDVSFTVDPGTVTCVIGPSGSGKTTLLRALNALEVPDSGVVRIGDTTVDFAGINPGARGRLPKAQRTELMTLRRHSGMVFQAHHLFPHKTALENVTEGPVVVQHEPEAEATERARQLLDKVGLSEHADKFPFQLSGGQQQRVGIARALALRPDLVLFDEPTSALDPELVGDVLGVMKALAAEGWTMVVVTHELRFAQQVADQVLFIDGGLIVERGRPQDVIANPQHPRTQTFLQRLLEPI; encoded by the coding sequence ATGAGCACTCCCAGCCCCGCGCCCTCCAGCCCTGAGCCCTCCCGCCCCGCGCCCTCCAGCGGGGAGCACCTCGTCGTGGTCACCAACCTCCGCAAGTCGTTCGGTGACCACGTCGTCCTCGAGGACGTGTCGTTCACCGTCGATCCCGGGACGGTGACCTGCGTCATCGGTCCGTCCGGCTCGGGCAAGACCACCCTCCTGCGGGCCCTCAACGCCCTCGAGGTCCCCGACAGCGGCGTCGTCCGCATCGGGGACACGACGGTCGACTTCGCCGGCATCAACCCCGGGGCCCGTGGCCGGCTGCCCAAGGCCCAGCGCACCGAGCTGATGACGCTGCGCCGGCACAGCGGCATGGTGTTCCAGGCGCACCACCTGTTCCCCCACAAGACCGCCCTGGAGAACGTCACCGAGGGACCGGTCGTCGTGCAGCACGAGCCGGAGGCCGAGGCGACGGAGCGCGCTCGCCAGCTCCTGGACAAGGTGGGCCTGTCCGAGCACGCCGACAAGTTCCCGTTCCAGCTCTCGGGTGGCCAGCAGCAGCGCGTCGGCATCGCCCGCGCGCTCGCCCTGCGCCCCGACCTCGTGCTCTTCGACGAACCCACCTCCGCCCTCGACCCCGAGCTCGTCGGCGACGTGCTCGGCGTGATGAAGGCGCTGGCGGCCGAGGGCTGGACGATGGTCGTGGTGACCCACGAGCTGCGGTTCGCCCAGCAGGTGGCCGACCAGGTGCTCTTCATCGACGGCGGCCTCATCGTCGAACGGGGACGGCCCCAGGACGTCATCGCCAACCCCCAGCACCCGCGGACCCAGACCTTCCTCCAGCGGTTGCTCGAACCGATCTGA
- the idi gene encoding isopentenyl-diphosphate Delta-isomerase encodes MSLDPTAASTTTKDGAEVVVLLDEDGSAVGTAPKATVHTDRTPLHLAFSAYVFGSDGHLLLTRRALDKATFPGIWTNSVCGHPAPGEDLADAVHRRARLELGVEVTGVRLLLPDFRYRAEMHGVVENELCPVYAAWLAPGERLRLDPSEVHEATWVGWNEVCEEVRFGLRAVSPWCARQLRLLEARGPDPRRWSEGDAALLPPAARTVGA; translated from the coding sequence ATGAGCCTCGACCCGACTGCCGCGTCCACCACCACGAAGGACGGCGCAGAGGTGGTGGTGCTGCTCGACGAGGACGGCTCGGCCGTCGGCACCGCCCCCAAGGCGACGGTGCACACCGACCGGACCCCGCTGCACCTCGCGTTCTCCGCCTACGTCTTCGGCAGCGACGGCCATCTTCTGCTCACCCGTCGCGCCCTCGACAAGGCGACCTTCCCCGGCATCTGGACGAACTCGGTCTGCGGCCACCCCGCACCCGGGGAGGACCTCGCCGACGCGGTGCACCGCCGCGCGCGGCTCGAGCTCGGTGTCGAGGTCACGGGCGTGCGCCTCCTCCTTCCCGACTTCCGCTACCGCGCGGAGATGCATGGCGTGGTGGAGAACGAGCTGTGCCCCGTGTATGCCGCGTGGCTGGCACCCGGGGAACGGCTGCGGCTCGACCCCAGCGAGGTGCACGAGGCGACCTGGGTCGGGTGGAACGAGGTCTGCGAGGAGGTGCGGTTCGGGCTGCGCGCGGTGTCGCCGTGGTGCGCCCGACAGCTGCGGCTCCTGGAGGCCCGGGGGCCGGACCCGCGTCGCTGGTCCGAGGGTGACGCCGCGCTGCTGCCGCCCGCGGCTCGTACGGTGGGTGCGTGA
- a CDS encoding amidohydrolase family protein, with amino-acid sequence MSETPIAPTRDEDVPAYWRALGLPGLADIHVHFMPEPMLRKVWDYFDHAEEHYGMAWPITYRKDEAGRLDEVRSLGLRGIPALNYAHKPGMAQWLNEWGTEFAARIPDAVHSATFFPEPGSADVVRAALRSGARLFKLHVQVGRFSPLDPLLDEAWAVLAEAGVPVVLHAGSAPLAGEFTGPGAVAEVLRRHPDLALVIAHLGMSEYHAFADLAEAHDRVHLDTTMVGTDFTNQFAPLPDDYLPRLAGLADKVVLGSDFPQIPYPYAHQLEALHRLDLGEDWLRKVLWHNGARLMGLSG; translated from the coding sequence GTGAGCGAGACACCGATCGCACCCACTCGTGACGAGGACGTGCCCGCCTACTGGCGCGCACTCGGCCTGCCGGGGCTGGCCGACATCCACGTGCACTTCATGCCGGAACCCATGCTGCGCAAGGTCTGGGACTACTTCGACCACGCCGAGGAGCACTACGGCATGGCGTGGCCGATCACCTACCGCAAGGACGAGGCCGGCCGCCTCGACGAGGTACGGTCCCTGGGACTGCGGGGCATCCCGGCGCTGAACTACGCCCACAAGCCTGGGATGGCGCAGTGGCTCAACGAGTGGGGCACCGAGTTCGCGGCGCGCATCCCCGATGCCGTGCACAGCGCCACGTTCTTCCCCGAGCCCGGGTCGGCCGACGTGGTGCGGGCAGCGCTTCGCTCGGGCGCGAGACTGTTCAAGCTGCACGTCCAGGTCGGTCGGTTCAGCCCGCTGGACCCCCTGCTCGACGAGGCCTGGGCGGTGCTGGCAGAGGCGGGCGTGCCCGTGGTGCTCCACGCCGGATCTGCCCCACTGGCAGGGGAGTTCACTGGCCCCGGGGCCGTCGCAGAGGTGCTGCGGCGCCACCCCGACCTGGCGCTCGTCATCGCGCATTTGGGGATGTCGGAGTACCACGCGTTCGCCGACCTCGCGGAGGCCCACGACCGGGTGCACCTCGACACCACCATGGTCGGCACCGACTTCACCAACCAGTTCGCACCCCTGCCGGACGACTACCTGCCCCGGCTGGCAGGGTTGGCAGACAAGGTGGTCCTGGGCTCGGACTTCCCGCAGATCCCGTACCCCTACGCCCACCAGCTGGAGGCCTTGCACCGCCTCGACCTCGGTGAGGACTGGCTGCGCAAGGTGTTGTGGCACAACGGTGCGCGGCTGATGGGCCTCAGCGGCTGA
- a CDS encoding ABC transporter substrate-binding protein/permease: MKRAASALFVVLLGLLVVAMSASAAPAGATTSAAPAGASAGVPADSTSSGGEVDPLGEVRAAELPPTIKVGTEGVYPPFSYHGGAGNDLTGFDIDVMNAIGENLGVKVEYVETPFDSMFAALESGRFDVVANQITFNDERNARYDLSDPYVETTGVLVVRKDETQIKTIADLKGKRSAQNITSNWAEVAKGAGATVVPVDDMALAIDNLEQGRVDALVNDKLAIRNYLATKPDAGVKVVAETDDVSRSVLAAKKDSGYLPQLNRAIDELRADGTLDTIYAKYFGAEVKQTSTWQIMKDNAWPMARAAITTTIPLTAISFAIGMVIALVVGLMRMSRQPVVSGAARLYISFIRGTPLLVQLFLIFYALPQVGVKIEPFLAAVIAFSVNVGGYAAEIVRSSVESLPKGQWEAASTIGMDYTTTLRRVILPQAARTAVPPLSNTLISLVKDTSLAAVILVNELFQAARTAAAPSFEFLALFGMAAVYYWVICLVLSFVQSRTETRLNRFVAA; the protein is encoded by the coding sequence GTGAAACGCGCCGCCTCCGCCCTGTTCGTGGTCCTCCTCGGGCTCCTCGTCGTGGCGATGTCGGCCTCCGCAGCCCCGGCTGGCGCAACGACCTCGGCGGCCCCTGCCGGTGCATCGGCCGGGGTGCCGGCCGACAGCACGAGCTCCGGTGGGGAGGTCGATCCCTTGGGCGAGGTCCGGGCCGCTGAGCTGCCACCGACGATCAAGGTGGGGACGGAGGGGGTGTACCCGCCGTTCAGCTACCACGGTGGCGCGGGGAACGACCTGACCGGCTTCGACATCGACGTCATGAACGCGATCGGCGAGAACCTCGGCGTGAAGGTGGAGTACGTCGAGACGCCGTTCGACTCGATGTTCGCCGCGCTGGAGTCCGGGCGCTTCGACGTGGTCGCCAACCAGATCACCTTCAACGACGAACGCAACGCCCGCTACGACCTCAGCGACCCGTACGTCGAGACGACCGGTGTCCTCGTCGTCCGCAAGGACGAGACGCAGATCAAGACCATCGCCGACCTCAAGGGCAAGCGGTCGGCGCAGAACATCACGAGCAACTGGGCCGAGGTCGCCAAGGGGGCCGGTGCGACGGTCGTGCCGGTCGACGACATGGCGCTCGCCATCGACAACCTCGAGCAGGGCCGCGTCGACGCCCTCGTCAACGACAAGCTCGCGATCCGCAACTACCTGGCCACCAAGCCCGACGCCGGCGTCAAGGTCGTGGCCGAGACCGACGACGTCAGCCGGTCGGTGCTGGCCGCGAAGAAGGACTCGGGGTACCTCCCGCAGCTCAACCGGGCCATCGACGAGCTGCGCGCCGACGGCACCCTCGACACCATCTACGCCAAGTACTTCGGCGCCGAGGTGAAGCAGACCAGCACCTGGCAGATCATGAAGGACAACGCGTGGCCGATGGCCCGGGCCGCCATCACCACCACGATCCCGCTGACCGCGATCAGCTTCGCCATCGGCATGGTCATCGCGCTCGTGGTGGGCCTGATGCGGATGTCCCGACAGCCCGTGGTCTCCGGGGCCGCGCGCCTCTACATCTCCTTCATCCGTGGGACCCCGCTGCTGGTGCAGCTCTTCCTCATCTTCTACGCCCTGCCCCAGGTGGGGGTGAAGATCGAGCCCTTCCTCGCGGCGGTCATCGCCTTCAGCGTCAACGTCGGAGGGTATGCCGCCGAGATCGTCCGCTCGTCCGTCGAGAGCCTGCCCAAGGGGCAGTGGGAGGCCGCCTCCACGATCGGCATGGACTACACCACGACGCTGCGGCGGGTGATCCTGCCGCAGGCGGCCCGCACCGCCGTCCCGCCGTTGTCCAACACCTTGATCTCGCTCGTCAAGGACACCTCGCTGGCCGCGGTCATCCTCGTCAACGAGCTCTTCCAGGCCGCGAGGACAGCGGCCGCCCCGAGCTTCGAGTTCCTCGCGCTGTTCGGGATGGCAGCCGTCTACTACTGGGTGATCTGCCTCGTGCTGTCCTTCGTCCAGTCCCGCACCGAGACCCGACTGAACAGGTTCGTCGCCGCATGA
- a CDS encoding iron chaperone, whose translation MAPFETVEAYLASLSDPSREAVERLRETVLAELPGAEQRISYGIPAFFVDGRVAMYVAGWKKHVSVYPVPEGDEAYAAATAPFVAGPGTLKFPLSAPLPLDLVARTARLHLSRIRGTSPSSA comes from the coding sequence ATGGCGCCCTTCGAGACGGTCGAGGCCTACCTCGCGTCCCTGTCCGACCCGAGCCGCGAGGCCGTGGAGCGGCTGCGGGAGACGGTGCTCGCCGAGCTGCCGGGCGCCGAGCAGCGGATCAGCTACGGCATCCCGGCGTTCTTCGTCGACGGCCGCGTCGCGATGTACGTCGCCGGCTGGAAGAAGCACGTCAGCGTCTACCCCGTCCCCGAGGGCGACGAGGCGTATGCCGCCGCCACCGCCCCCTTCGTCGCCGGCCCGGGCACGCTGAAGTTCCCGCTGTCCGCTCCCCTGCCGCTCGACCTGGTGGCGCGGACGGCCCGCCTGCACCTCAGCCGGATCCGGGGGACGTCACCGTCCAGCGCGTGA